The DNA sequence TTTTGCACAAGCCGCTGCATTTGCCATATGCTTAAGTCGCAAGGTCAATGACGCAAAGTCATGATTTAGTGCAAGAAGTGGAGCGCACCCCGCCTCCATCGAACACCAGGGTCAGTGTTCGTCCTTCGTCCGGGCCCCCAACGAGAGCGTTAATGAGCAGCCACAGCATTGTTGCCGATATCAAGGTCAAATGGGCCGAAGGCCAGAGCGCGTACAGCCCCGGCACACCGGAAGAGTTGCTACTGATTGCCATCGACCTGCTGGTGCGCGACCGCGGCAGCGAGGCGGCGCGCAGCTTCATCGACCAGGTGTTCGAACGCTACGCGCCGCATGCGGCTATTCCAATCGGGCCAAACGGGCGCTGAGCAGGTCGAACAGGCCCTGGGCATCGCCCTCCTGCACCCACAGCACATTGGCAGGCTGCTTGAGCACACCGTACCAGTCGGCAATGGTCTGGCCGAAGGTGGGGCCTTCGCGGCTGTCGATGCTCATGTGGATGCGCCGGCCGCTGAACAGCTCGGGCTTGAGCAGGTAGGCGATGACGCTGGCGTCGTGCACCGGGCCGCCGGGCATGCCGTACAGGTCCATGTCGTGGGTGATGTAGGCGTTGAGGATGTCCACCACGCGCTTGCTGGCCTGGTTGTTCACTGCCGCCAACTGCTTGAGGCGGGCGTCACTGGTCAGTAGCTTGTGGGTGACATCCAGCGGCAGGTAGGTCAGTTGCACACCGCTGGCCAGCACCACTTCGGCAGCATGCGGGTCGGCGTACAGGTTGAATTCCGCCGCCGGGGTAATGTTGCCGCCGTTGAAATGGGCACCGCCCATGACCACCACCTGCTTGATGCCCTTGACGATGTCCGGGCGTTGGACCAGCGCCAGGGCCAGGTTGGTCTGCGGGCCGAGCATGGCGATGGTGATGCTGTGCGGCTTGGCGGCGCTGAGGGTGTCGACCAGGTATTGCACGGCGTTGCCCTGGGCCAGGGGCGTTTTCGGCTCCTTGACCTCGACGCCGGTGAGGCCTTCCTCGCCATGCACCTCGGCGGCGTAGATCGGCTTGCGCACCAGCGGGCGGCCGGCACCGGCGTACACCGGGATGTCGTCGCGGCCAGCCCATTCGCAGGCCAGGCGAGCGTTGCGCGCGGTCTTTTCCAGGCGCACGTTGCCTGCCACGGTGGTGATGGCGCGGATTTTCAGTTCATCGGGCGAGGCCATGGCCAGGAACAGCGCGACCACGTCGTCGGCGCCGGGGTCGCTGTCGATGATCAGGTCGATGGGGGCGGCCTGGGCGGTAGCGGCGGTGACCATGAAGGCGATTCCTTGTAGCAGGGGTTTGAGCATGGTTGGCACTCCTGTTGCCAAAGCGAATGTCTGTAGGAGCGGCCTTGCGGCGCGATGGGGCGCAAAGCGGCCCCAGTTTTTCAGCTTCGCAGCCAACGTTGCCGGGGCCGCTTCGCGCCCCATCGCGACACAAGGCCGCTCCTACAAAAAAACAGCGTGTCCTGACGGTTAGAACGTGACGCCGGAAATCAGCGCGATGTTGCTGTAGGGCTGGCACTCGCCGGTGCGCACCACCGCACGGGCGCTGCGCGACAACACCTTGAACTCCTCATGGCTCAGCCATTCCCGCTTGCCCAGCTTGCCTTTGAGCCGCTCGATCTCGACCAGCGCCGGCGGCACCACTTTCTGCATTTCTTCGGCCAGCACGTGGCGCTCTACCTGCAGCTCGCTCAGCACCACGCGCAGCACACTGGCGAAATCCGGCAGGCCGGGCGTCACGGCCAGGTCGATCAGTTCGACACCTGGCGGTACCGGCAAGCCGGCATCGCCGATCACCAGGATGTCGCCATGCCCCATGCCGGCAATGGTGCGTGACAGGGCAACGTTCAGCAGCGGGGTTTTCTTCATGGCGCTAGCTCCGCCAGGTAGGGAATCGACGGCTGGGCCCCGGCACGGGTAACCGACAACGCTGCGGCGCGCTGGCCAAAGGCGATGGCTTCGCCCTCCTCCAAGCCGCGCACCAGGCCGGCGGCAAAGCCACCAATGAAGGTGTCGCCGGCAGCGGTGGTATCCAGCGGCTGCACCACCGACGCGGGGAAATGCCGGTGGCCCTGGGCCGTGACCAGCAACGCCCCTTGCGCGCCCAGGGTAATGATCACCTTGCCCGCACCCAGCTGCAGCAAGCGCTCGCCGGCGCGCCGGGCACTGTCCAGGTCGGTCACCGCCACGCCACTCAGGGCTTCGGCCTCGCTTTCATTGGGGGTGAGGTAATCGATATGCGCGAACCAGTCTGCGGGCAGCGGGCCCGTGGCGGGCGCCGGGTTGAGGATCACCTGCTTGCCCAGCTCGTGCCCCCTGGCCAGGGTCCAGGCGACGGTCTCGGCCGGCACTTCCAGCTGGCAGATGATGATCTCGGCCGCCTGCAGCAGCGCATCGAAGCGTTGCACCGACTGCGGTGTCAGCAGGCCATTGCCCCCCGGGATGATGACGATGCAGTTCTGGCTGGCCGCATCCACGGTGATCAGCGCCACACCGCTGGACACGCCCGGGCAGGTGTCGATCGCCCGGCAGTCGACGCCCTCGACATACAAGGCCTGGCGCAGTTGCTGGCCGTAGGCATCGTCACCCACGTTGCCGATCATCGCCACGCTGCCACCCAGGCGCGCCACGGCCACGGCCTGGTTGGCGCCCTTGCCACCGGGCACGGTGAAAAAGCTGTCGCCGGGGAGCGTTTCGCCGGCCCGGGGCAGGCGCTGGGCGCGGGCCACCAGGTCCATGTTGAGGCTCCCGACCACCACGACCTTGGCACTCATGACATTTCCTTAGCGTTAGCGGTAATCATTGAACAGGTCCGGGCGTGGCCCGGTGGATTCGCGCAGCACCAGGCGCGGGGCGACGATGCGCTGCTCCGGCGCCCCCTGCCGAGGGGTACCGATGCGCGCCAGCAACAGCGAGGCGGCGCTTTCGCCCAGCTCGCGGATCGACTGGCCCACGGTGGTCAGCGGCGGATACACATAACGGCTGAGCTCGATGTCGTCGAAACCGATCACCGACAGCTCGGCGGGCACGTTGAGCTGGCGCTCGGCGGCAGCGCGCAGCACGCCGAAACCGATCATGTCGTTGCCGGCGAAAATCGCCGTTGGCCGCTGGCCCTGCAGCACCTGCGCCGCCGCCGCATAACCGCCCAGGCTGGTGAAGTCGCAGTGCAGCACGCGATCGCCCGCGGCCGTTGCGCCGGCCTCGGCCATGGCGCGCCGAAAGCCGCTCAGGCGCAGCTGGGACACCCCGGTTTCGGCGGGGCCACCGATGTAGGCGATATCGCGGTGGCCAAGCTCCAGCAGGTGGCGGGTGGCCAGGTACGCACCCAGTTCGTGGTCGATGCGCACCAGGTCGGCGTCCACGCCTTCCAGTTCGCGGTCGACGATGACCATCGGCGTACGCACCCCGGCCAGGCTTTGCAGCAGGTCGCTGTCCTGGCCCACCGAGGCCACCACCAGGCCATCGATGCGCTTTTCCAGCAACACGCGCAGGTAGCTGCGCTGTTTTTGCGGGTTGTCATCGGAGTTGCACAGGATCACGCAGTAGCCGTTGCGCTCACAGGCATCCTCGATACCCCGCGCCAGCTCGGCGAAGTACGGGTTGACGCTGTTGGGCACCAGCAGGCCGATGGTGGCGGTGCTGCGCGCCTTCAACGAACGCGCCACGGCGCTGGGCACGTAGTCGAGTTCAACGATGGCGGCTTCGACTTTCAACCGCACCTGCTCGCTGACCGGGCGGGTCTTGTTCAGCACATGGGACACGGTGGTGTAGGAAATGCCCGCCAGTGCCGCGACGTCTTTGATGGTTGCCATGTTTTCAGTTCCGCCGGCCCGCGCGCCGGCTACGGTAAGTGTCGAGCACCACGGCGATGACGATCACCGCCCCGGTGATGATGCGTTTGGTCGGTTCGCTGGCGCCGATCTGCGCCAAGCCGGCGGCCAGTACGGAGATGATCAGCACGCCGAAAAAGGTACTGATCACCGAGCCACGCCCGCCCATCAGGCTGGTGCCGCCAATCACCACGGCGGCGATCACCTGCAGCTCCAGGCCGGCGCCGGCGTTGGGGTCGGCCGCCTCCAGGCGCGAGATCTGGAACAGCGCAGCCAGCCCGGCGAGCAGACCCATCAGGGCGAACACCAGCACCTTGTACGGGCGCGGATCGATGCCGGCCAGGCGCACCGCCTCTTCGTTGGTGCCAATACCGATCAGGTAGCGGCCAAACACCGTACGCGTCAGCACCAGCTGGGCCAGCACGATCACCAGCAAGGCGATGATGAACGCCGGCGAGATGCCAAAGGCGATGGGGTTGGAGAACCAGGCATAGGCATCGCCGATGTAGGCGGTGCGCGAGTCGGTGAACTGGTAGGCCAGGCCACGGGCCATTTCCAGCACGCCAAGCGAGACGATGAACGACGGGATGCGCCAGGCCACGGTAACGCCGCCGGTGATGCTGCCGGCCAACGCCGCCACGGCCATGCCCAGCAGGGCCGCAGGCAGCATGCCCCAGCCCCAGCCGAGGATCGCCACGCTGACGGTCGAGGCGGCCAGCGCCAGCACCGAGCCCACCGACAGGTCGATGCCACCGATGATCAGCACGAAGGTCATGCCGACCGCCAGCACCATCAGGTCGGGGATCTGGTTGGCCAGGGTGCTGAAGGTGTTGTATGACCAGAAGTGGCTGCTGAGGAACGAGAACAGCACGATCATGGCCAGCAACGCGCCGGCCAGGCCCAGGTAGGTACCCAGGCCAAAGTAGGTGCCACTGCGGCGCAGCGGTGCGGCGCCCTGGCTGTCGAGCGGGGTGGTTTTCATGCATCCATCCTGGGGGCTGCATCATGCAGCAGTGCGTCACGTTTCTGATAACCGGCAAAGGCGGCGGCCAGCAGCTGGTCCTGGCTCCAATGGTCACGCTCGAAGGTGTCGATCAGGCGGCCGGCCGAGAGCACGGCAATGCGGTCGCAGATCAGCATCAGCTCGCGCAGGTCGCTGGACACCACCACCAGGGCCTTGCCCTGGCGCGCCAGTTCGGCCAACAGGCCATAGATGTCGAACTTGGCACCGACGTCGATGCCACGGGTAGGCTCATCGAACAGCAGCACCTGGCAGTCACGCTCCAGCCAGCGGCCGATCACCACCTTCTGCTGGTTGCCACCGGACAACTCGCCGACCACCTGCTGCGGGCCGGCACTGCGGATGCGCATGGCCTGGATCTGCCGGGCGGCCAGGGCCTGTTCGGCCTGGCTATCGAGCACACCGGTGCGCGACACCGCGCCCAGGTTGCCCAGGGCGATATTGGCGCTGATCGACTGGGTCAGCAGCAGGCCCTCGCCTTTACGGTCTTCGGTGATCAGGGCGATACCGGCCTGCACGGCGGCCTTGGGCGAGTCGATGGTGACCGCCTGTGGTGGCTGGCCAAGCGCGATGCTGCCGCTGTCGGCCCGGTCGGCGCCGTAGATCAGGCGCAACAGCTCGGTACGGCCGGCGCCGATCAGGCCGGAGATGCCAAAGATCTCCCCTGCCCTGACCTCAAACGACACCTCACGCACCTTGTCAGCGCGGCTGAGCTTGTCGACCCTGAGCAGCGGCGCACCGATCTGCCGATGGCCCAGGTCGATGTGCTCGCCCAGTTCGCGGCCGACCATCAGGGTGACCAGTTCGGCGCTGCTGTAGCGCTGGATCGGCTCGTCACACACCAGCCTGCCGTCGCGCAGCACGACGATGCGCTGGGCCACGCGCTGCAGCTCTTCGAGGCGGTGGGAAATGTAGACGATGGCCACGCCACGCCGGCGCAAACGCTCGATCTGGGTGAACAGCAGCTCCACTTCACGCGCGGTGAGCATGGCGGTGGGCTCGTCGAAGATCAGCACATGGCAGTCGCCGATCAGGTTGCGGGCGATCTCGACCATCTGCTGGTGGCCGATGCCCAGCTCGCCCACCGGGGTATCCGGGTCGATGGCGTCGAGACCGACCTGGGCCATGGCGGCCGTGGCCAGCTGGCGCAGGCGCTTTTGGCTGATCCAGCCGAAACGGCTGGGCAGGTTATCGAGGAACAGGTTTTCCGCCACGGTCAGGGTGGGCAGCAGGTTCAG is a window from the Pseudomonas anuradhapurensis genome containing:
- a CDS encoding sugar ABC transporter ATP-binding protein, which translates into the protein MPASANEVVLAASGLGKTYAQPVLAEVSLSLRAGEVLALTGENGAGKSTLSKLISGLETPTSGHMNYRGQAYAPGSRSEAERLGVRMVMQELNLLPTLTVAENLFLDNLPSRFGWISQKRLRQLATAAMAQVGLDAIDPDTPVGELGIGHQQMVEIARNLIGDCHVLIFDEPTAMLTAREVELLFTQIERLRRRGVAIVYISHRLEELQRVAQRIVVLRDGRLVCDEPIQRYSSAELVTLMVGRELGEHIDLGHRQIGAPLLRVDKLSRADKVREVSFEVRAGEIFGISGLIGAGRTELLRLIYGADRADSGSIALGQPPQAVTIDSPKAAVQAGIALITEDRKGEGLLLTQSISANIALGNLGAVSRTGVLDSQAEQALAARQIQAMRIRSAGPQQVVGELSGGNQQKVVIGRWLERDCQVLLFDEPTRGIDVGAKFDIYGLLAELARQGKALVVVSSDLRELMLICDRIAVLSAGRLIDTFERDHWSQDQLLAAAFAGYQKRDALLHDAAPRMDA
- a CDS encoding ABC transporter permease, producing MKTTPLDSQGAAPLRRSGTYFGLGTYLGLAGALLAMIVLFSFLSSHFWSYNTFSTLANQIPDLMVLAVGMTFVLIIGGIDLSVGSVLALAASTVSVAILGWGWGMLPAALLGMAVAALAGSITGGVTVAWRIPSFIVSLGVLEMARGLAYQFTDSRTAYIGDAYAWFSNPIAFGISPAFIIALLVIVLAQLVLTRTVFGRYLIGIGTNEEAVRLAGIDPRPYKVLVFALMGLLAGLAALFQISRLEAADPNAGAGLELQVIAAVVIGGTSLMGGRGSVISTFFGVLIISVLAAGLAQIGASEPTKRIITGAVIVIAVVLDTYRSRRAGRRN
- the rbsD gene encoding D-ribose pyranase; translated protein: MKKTPLLNVALSRTIAGMGHGDILVIGDAGLPVPPGVELIDLAVTPGLPDFASVLRVVLSELQVERHVLAEEMQKVVPPALVEIERLKGKLGKREWLSHEEFKVLSRSARAVVRTGECQPYSNIALISGVTF
- a CDS encoding nucleoside hydrolase, with amino-acid sequence MLKPLLQGIAFMVTAATAQAAPIDLIIDSDPGADDVVALFLAMASPDELKIRAITTVAGNVRLEKTARNARLACEWAGRDDIPVYAGAGRPLVRKPIYAAEVHGEEGLTGVEVKEPKTPLAQGNAVQYLVDTLSAAKPHSITIAMLGPQTNLALALVQRPDIVKGIKQVVVMGGAHFNGGNITPAAEFNLYADPHAAEVVLASGVQLTYLPLDVTHKLLTSDARLKQLAAVNNQASKRVVDILNAYITHDMDLYGMPGGPVHDASVIAYLLKPELFSGRRIHMSIDSREGPTFGQTIADWYGVLKQPANVLWVQEGDAQGLFDLLSARLARLE
- the rbsK gene encoding ribokinase; its protein translation is MSAKVVVVGSLNMDLVARAQRLPRAGETLPGDSFFTVPGGKGANQAVAVARLGGSVAMIGNVGDDAYGQQLRQALYVEGVDCRAIDTCPGVSSGVALITVDAASQNCIVIIPGGNGLLTPQSVQRFDALLQAAEIIICQLEVPAETVAWTLARGHELGKQVILNPAPATGPLPADWFAHIDYLTPNESEAEALSGVAVTDLDSARRAGERLLQLGAGKVIITLGAQGALLVTAQGHRHFPASVVQPLDTTAAGDTFIGGFAAGLVRGLEEGEAIAFGQRAAALSVTRAGAQPSIPYLAELAP
- a CDS encoding LacI family DNA-binding transcriptional regulator, which gives rise to MATIKDVAALAGISYTTVSHVLNKTRPVSEQVRLKVEAAIVELDYVPSAVARSLKARSTATIGLLVPNSVNPYFAELARGIEDACERNGYCVILCNSDDNPQKQRSYLRVLLEKRIDGLVVASVGQDSDLLQSLAGVRTPMVIVDRELEGVDADLVRIDHELGAYLATRHLLELGHRDIAYIGGPAETGVSQLRLSGFRRAMAEAGATAAGDRVLHCDFTSLGGYAAAAQVLQGQRPTAIFAGNDMIGFGVLRAAAERQLNVPAELSVIGFDDIELSRYVYPPLTTVGQSIRELGESAASLLLARIGTPRQGAPEQRIVAPRLVLRESTGPRPDLFNDYR